One genomic region from Sciurus carolinensis chromosome 2, mSciCar1.2, whole genome shotgun sequence encodes:
- the Plagl2 gene encoding zinc finger protein PLAGL2 isoform X1 — protein MTTFFTSVPPWIQDAKQEEEVGWKLVPRPRAREAESQVKCQCEISGTPFSNGEKLRPHSLPNPEQRPYSCPQLHCGKAFASKYKLYRHMATHSAQKPHQCMYCDKMFHRKDHLRNHLQTHDPNKEALHCSECGKNYNTKLGYRRHLAMHAASSGDLSCKVCLQTFESTQALLEHLKAHSRRVAGGAKEKKHPCDHCDRRFYTRKDVRRHLVVHTGRKDFLCQYCAQRFGRKDHLTRHVKKSHSQELLKIKTEPVDMLGLLSCSSTVSVKEELSPVLCMASRDVMGAKAFPGMLPMGMYGAHIPTMPSAGVPHSLVHNTLPMGMSYPLESSPISSPAQLPPKYQLGSTSYLPDKLPKVEVDSFLAELPGSLSLSSAEPQPASPQPAAAAALLDEALLTKSPANLSEALCAANVDFSHLLGFLPLNLPPCNPPGTTGGLVMGYSQAEAQPLLTTLQAQPQDSPGTGGPLNFGPLHSLPPVFTSGLSTTTLPRFHQAFQ, from the exons ATGACCACATTTTTCACCAGCGTCCCTCCCTGGATTCAAGATGcaaagcaggaggaggaagtgggCTGGAAACTAGTTCCCAGGCCTCGGGCCCGGGAGGCAGAGAGTCAAGTGAAGTGCCAATGTGAAATCTCGGGGACACCCTTCTCAAATGGGGAGAAGCTGAGGCCTCACAGTCTCCCCAATCCAGAGCAGAGACCGTATAGCTGCCCACAGCTGCACTGTGGCAAGGCTTTTGCCTCCAAATACAAGCTGTATAG GCACATGGCCACCCACTCAGCCCAGAAACCCCACCAGTGCATGTACTGTGATAAGATGTTTCATCGTAAGGACCATCTGCGGAACCACTTGCAGACCCACGACCCCAACAAAGAGGCCCTTCACTGCTCCGAGTGTGGTAAGAATTATAATACAAAGTTGGGCTACCGTCGCCACCTGGCCATGCATGCTGCCAGCAGTGGTGACCTCAGCTGCAAGGTGTGCCTGCAGACCTTTGAGAGTACCCAGGCACTGCTAGAGCACCTGAAGGCCCACTCACGTCGGGTAGCAGGTGGTGCCAAGGAGAAGAAGCACCCCTGTGATCACTGTGACCGGCGGTTTTATACTCGTAAGGATGTTCGGCGGCACCTAGTGGTGCACACAGGCCGTAAGGACTTCCTGTGCCAGTACTGTGCCCAGCGGTTTGGCCGAAAGGACCACCTGACCCGTCATGTTAAGAAGAGCCACTCACAGGAGCTGCTCAAGATCAAGACAGAGCCAGTGGACATGTTAGGCCTACTCAGCTGCAGCTCCACAGTCAGCGTGAAGGAAGAACTGAGCCCTGTGCTGTGCATGGCCTCTCGGGACGTGATGGGGGCCAAGGCCTTCCCTGGCATGTTGCCCATGGGCATGTATGGTGCCCACATCCCTACCATGCCCAGCGCGGGCGTACCACACTCCCTGGTGCACAACACGCTGCCCATGGGTATGAGCTACCCTCTGGAATCCTCACCTATCTCTTCCCCTGCTCAGCTCCCTCCAAAATACCAGCTTGGATCTACCTCATACTTGCCCGACAAATTGCCCAAAGTGGAGGTGGATAGTTTTCTGGCGGAGCTTCCTGGAAGCCTGTCTCTCTCATCCGCCGAACCCCAGCCCGCCTCACCTCAGCCGGCGGCAGCTGCGGCCCTCCTAGATGAAGCACTGCTCACCAAGAGCCCCGCCAACCTCTCTGAGGCCCTCTGCGCTGCTAATGTGGACTTCTCCCACTTACTGGGCTTTCTTCCACTCAACCTGCCGCCGTGTAACCCGCCTGGGACCACAGGAGGCCTGGTCATGGGCTACTCCCAGGCTGAGGCACAGCCCCTGCTCACCACTTTGCAAGCTCAGCCTCAAGATTCCCCAGGAACTGGGGGGCCACTGAACTTTGGGCCTCTGCACTCCTTGCCTCCTGTCTTCACCTCTGGCCTGAGTACCACCACCCTGCCTCGTTTCCACCAAGCATTCCAGTAG
- the Plagl2 gene encoding zinc finger protein PLAGL2 isoform X2: MATHSAQKPHQCMYCDKMFHRKDHLRNHLQTHDPNKEALHCSECGKNYNTKLGYRRHLAMHAASSGDLSCKVCLQTFESTQALLEHLKAHSRRVAGGAKEKKHPCDHCDRRFYTRKDVRRHLVVHTGRKDFLCQYCAQRFGRKDHLTRHVKKSHSQELLKIKTEPVDMLGLLSCSSTVSVKEELSPVLCMASRDVMGAKAFPGMLPMGMYGAHIPTMPSAGVPHSLVHNTLPMGMSYPLESSPISSPAQLPPKYQLGSTSYLPDKLPKVEVDSFLAELPGSLSLSSAEPQPASPQPAAAAALLDEALLTKSPANLSEALCAANVDFSHLLGFLPLNLPPCNPPGTTGGLVMGYSQAEAQPLLTTLQAQPQDSPGTGGPLNFGPLHSLPPVFTSGLSTTTLPRFHQAFQ; the protein is encoded by the coding sequence ATGGCCACCCACTCAGCCCAGAAACCCCACCAGTGCATGTACTGTGATAAGATGTTTCATCGTAAGGACCATCTGCGGAACCACTTGCAGACCCACGACCCCAACAAAGAGGCCCTTCACTGCTCCGAGTGTGGTAAGAATTATAATACAAAGTTGGGCTACCGTCGCCACCTGGCCATGCATGCTGCCAGCAGTGGTGACCTCAGCTGCAAGGTGTGCCTGCAGACCTTTGAGAGTACCCAGGCACTGCTAGAGCACCTGAAGGCCCACTCACGTCGGGTAGCAGGTGGTGCCAAGGAGAAGAAGCACCCCTGTGATCACTGTGACCGGCGGTTTTATACTCGTAAGGATGTTCGGCGGCACCTAGTGGTGCACACAGGCCGTAAGGACTTCCTGTGCCAGTACTGTGCCCAGCGGTTTGGCCGAAAGGACCACCTGACCCGTCATGTTAAGAAGAGCCACTCACAGGAGCTGCTCAAGATCAAGACAGAGCCAGTGGACATGTTAGGCCTACTCAGCTGCAGCTCCACAGTCAGCGTGAAGGAAGAACTGAGCCCTGTGCTGTGCATGGCCTCTCGGGACGTGATGGGGGCCAAGGCCTTCCCTGGCATGTTGCCCATGGGCATGTATGGTGCCCACATCCCTACCATGCCCAGCGCGGGCGTACCACACTCCCTGGTGCACAACACGCTGCCCATGGGTATGAGCTACCCTCTGGAATCCTCACCTATCTCTTCCCCTGCTCAGCTCCCTCCAAAATACCAGCTTGGATCTACCTCATACTTGCCCGACAAATTGCCCAAAGTGGAGGTGGATAGTTTTCTGGCGGAGCTTCCTGGAAGCCTGTCTCTCTCATCCGCCGAACCCCAGCCCGCCTCACCTCAGCCGGCGGCAGCTGCGGCCCTCCTAGATGAAGCACTGCTCACCAAGAGCCCCGCCAACCTCTCTGAGGCCCTCTGCGCTGCTAATGTGGACTTCTCCCACTTACTGGGCTTTCTTCCACTCAACCTGCCGCCGTGTAACCCGCCTGGGACCACAGGAGGCCTGGTCATGGGCTACTCCCAGGCTGAGGCACAGCCCCTGCTCACCACTTTGCAAGCTCAGCCTCAAGATTCCCCAGGAACTGGGGGGCCACTGAACTTTGGGCCTCTGCACTCCTTGCCTCCTGTCTTCACCTCTGGCCTGAGTACCACCACCCTGCCTCGTTTCCACCAAGCATTCCAGTAG
- the LOC124975983 gene encoding putative testis-specific Y-encoded-like protein 3 isoform X2 has translation MADEGAGALETAGSPPPGPVQEGCQRLAPGAGGRRDPDPAAGPGTTPPAPGRKEAVSVATDPSMESGPDGDETPETCSAEELGARAGAGGKAEEVTTEEGAIFVEEAAEAVEKQQVGEEKLEVGAEAQEALRPLNLDGLIVDPLQVVQWELEALSGQADRAHLLLERKFGRMRRLHLARRSFIIQNIPGFWVTAFLNHPQLATMISPRDEDMLGYLMNLEGTSCCSVSTSHDCHMPLCLLQYIQCCACVLPPSPWPGTVCDLAFPPIFDWHS, from the exons ATGGCGGACGAGGGGGCGGGTGCCCTGGAAACCGCCGGGAGCCCACCGCCTGGGCCCGTGCAGGAGGGGTGCCAGCGCCTGGCCCCAGGAGCTGGGGGACGCAGGGACCCCGACCCTGCCGCCGGCCCCGGGACCACCCCACCTGCCCCAGGGCGCAAGGAAGCGGTCTCGGTGGCGACTGACCCAAGCATGGAAAGCGGCCCCGACGGGGACGAGACCCCAGAAACGTGTAGCGCAGAGGAGTTGGGGGCTCGGGCGGGGGCCGGTGGGAAGGCCGAGGAAGTGACGACTGAGGAGGGCGCCATCTTCGTGGAGGAGGCCGCGGAGGCGGTGGAGAAGCAGCAGGTGGGGGAGGAGAAGCTGGAGGTGGGCGCCGAGGCCCAGGAGGCCCTGAGGCCCCTGAACCTTGATGGCCTCATTGTGGACCCATTGCAGGTCGTCCAGTGGGAACTGGAAGCCCTGAGCGGCCAGGCCGACAGGGCCCACCTTTTGCTTGAGCGCAAGTTTGGGAGGATGCGCCGATTGCACCTAGCCCGGAGGAGCTTCATCATCCAGAATATTCCGGGCTTTTGGGTCACTGCCTTCCTGAACCACCCGCAGCTGGCAACCATGATCAGCCCCCGGGATGAAGACATGTTGGGCTACCTGATGAATTTGGAG GGAACTTCATGCTGTTCTGTGTCAACATCACATGACTGTCACATGCCACTGTGTCTGCTTCAGTACATCCAGTGCTGTGCATGTGTCCTGCCACCATCTCCATGGCCTGGGACTGTCTGTGATCTAGCCTTCCCACCCATTTTTGACTGGCACTCATGA
- the LOC124975983 gene encoding putative testis-specific Y-encoded-like protein 3 isoform X1 — MADEGAGALETAGSPPPGPVQEGCQRLAPGAGGRRDPDPAAGPGTTPPAPGRKEAVSVATDPSMESGPDGDETPETCSAEELGARAGAGGKAEEVTTEEGAIFVEEAAEAVEKQQVVQWELEALSGQADRAHLLLERKFGRMRRLHLARRSFIIQNIPGFWVTAFLNHPQLATMISPRDEDMLGYLMNLEVRELRQARSGCKFKFRFWSNPYFENKVIVKEYECRSSGRVVSIATRIQWHPGQEPPALVHRNRDTVLSFFSWFSQHSLPEADSVAQIIKDDLWPNPLQYYLLGDRPHRDRRALARWPAEAPPRACRFQSG; from the exons ATGGCGGACGAGGGGGCGGGTGCCCTGGAAACCGCCGGGAGCCCACCGCCTGGGCCCGTGCAGGAGGGGTGCCAGCGCCTGGCCCCAGGAGCTGGGGGACGCAGGGACCCCGACCCTGCCGCCGGCCCCGGGACCACCCCACCTGCCCCAGGGCGCAAGGAAGCGGTCTCGGTGGCGACTGACCCAAGCATGGAAAGCGGCCCCGACGGGGACGAGACCCCAGAAACGTGTAGCGCAGAGGAGTTGGGGGCTCGGGCGGGGGCCGGTGGGAAGGCCGAGGAAGTGACGACTGAGGAGGGCGCCATCTTCGTGGAGGAGGCCGCGGAGGCGGTGGAGAAGCAGCAG GTCGTCCAGTGGGAACTGGAAGCCCTGAGCGGCCAGGCCGACAGGGCCCACCTTTTGCTTGAGCGCAAGTTTGGGAGGATGCGCCGATTGCACCTAGCCCGGAGGAGCTTCATCATCCAGAATATTCCGGGCTTTTGGGTCACTGCCTTCCTGAACCACCCGCAGCTGGCAACCATGATCAGCCCCCGGGATGAAGACATGTTGGGCTACCTGATGAATTTGGAGGTGAGGGAACTCCGGCAGGCCAGGTCaggttgcaagttcaagttcCGCTTTTGGAGCAACCCCTACTTTGAAAACAAGGTAATAGTGAAGGAGTATGAGTGTAGGTCTTCAGGCCGGGTGGTGTCCATTGCAACTCGGATCCAATGGCATCCGGGTCAGGAACCCCCAGCCCTGGTTCACAGGAACCGGGACACAGTACTAAGCTTCTTCAGCTGGTTTTCACAGCACAGCCTCCCAGAGGCTGACAGCGTAGCCCAGATCATCAAAGATGACCTGTGGCCCAACCCCCTGCAGTACTATTTGCTGGGGGATAGGCCCCACAGAGACAGGCGAGCCCTAGCAAGGTGGCCTGCAGAGGCCCCACCTAGGGCCTGCAGGTTCCAGTCTGGCTAA